One stretch of Ipomoea triloba cultivar NCNSP0323 chromosome 8, ASM357664v1 DNA includes these proteins:
- the LOC116027390 gene encoding U4/U6.U5 tri-snRNP-associated protein 2-like: MTTKREAENSELDEETDSKKQKIVEQSSPSSPPQLAFDNALLPLASYDDDDEDEDGDKRDQNVVRGRLGSSENKSDSEEDDSEDEGGKGSGGRKHRVVEVRRDCPYLDTVNRQVLDFDFEKFCSVSLTNLNVYACLVCGKYYQGRGPKSHAYTHSLEAGHHVYINLRTEKIYCLPDGYEVIDSSLDDIRYVLNPRFSLKQVEQLDNSTQWSRALDGSDYLPGTVGLNNIKETDFVNVTIQSLMRVIPLRNFFLIPENYQHNKSPLVHRFGELTRKIWHARNFKGQVSPHEFLQAVMKSSKKRFRIGAQSDPVEFMSWLLNTLHADLRTSKKGSSIIYQCFQGELEVVKEMHSRAVTENKENGDAQTNGDGGSDTVNVIAETSRMPFLMLGLDLPPPPLFQDILEKNIIPQVPLFNILKKFDGETVTEVVRPRIARMRYRVTKLPKYLILHMRRFTKNNFFVEKNPTLVNFPVKNLELKDYIPLPSPKDNEKLRSKYDLIANIVHDGKPGEGSYRVFVQRKSEALWFEMQDLHVTETLSHVVALSEAYMQIYEQQQQ; encoded by the exons ATGACTACAAAGAGGGAGGCAGAAAATAGTGAGCTGGATGAGGAAACAGACTCAAAGAAGCAGAAGATAGTGGAGCAATCCTCCCCCTCTTCTCCACCTCAGCTTGCTTTTGATAATGCCCTTCTTCCACTTGCAtcatatgatgatgatgatgaggatgaagatgGTGACAAGAGAGATCAAAATGTTGTAAGAGGAAGATTGGGGAGCAGTGAGAACAAGTCTGACAGTGAAGAGGATGATAGTGAAGATGAAGGTGGGAAAGGAAGTGGAGGAAGGAAGCACCGAGTGGTTGAAGTGAGAAGGGACTGTCCTTATCTTGATACAGTTAATAGACAG GTTCTGGATtttgactttgaaaaattttgtTCTGTGTCTTTAACAAATTTAAATGTATATGCATGTTTGGTGTGTGGGAAGTATTACCAAGGAAGGGGGCCAAAATCTCATGCATATACACACAGTCTTGAGGCAGGGCACCATGTTTACATCAATCTGCGAACAGAGAAGATATACTGTCTTCCTGATGGATATGAAGTTATAGATTCATCACTGGATGATATTCGATATGTTCTGAATCCTAG ATTTTCTTTGAAACAAGTTGAACAGCTTGATAACAGCACACAGTGGTCTAGGGCACTCGATGGATCTGATTATCTTCCTGGAACG GTGGGGCTGAATAACATTAAGGAGACTGATTTTGTTAATGTTACAATTCAGTCTTTGATGAGGGTGATTCCATTGAGGAATTTCTTTCTTATCCCTGAAAATTATCAACACAATAAATCCCCACTGGTTCATCGATTTGGAGAACTCACTCGAAAGATTTGGCATGCTAGGAACTTCAAAGGACAG GTCAGCCCACATGAATTCTTGCAAGCTGTCATGAAATCAAGCAAAAAACGTTTCCGAATAGGCGCGCAGTCTGATCCTGTTGAATTTATGTCATGGCTTCTTAATACCCTGCACGCAGATCTCAGAACTTCCAAGAAAGGTAGCAGTATAATCTACCAGTGCTTCCAG GGTGAGTTGGAGGTGGTGAAAGAGATGCACAGTAGAGCTGTTACTGAGAATAAAGAGAATGGAGATGCCCAGACTAATGGTGATGGTGGAAGTGACACTGTCAATGTAATCGCTGAAACAAGTAGAATGCCTTTCTTGATGCTTGGACTTGATTTACCTCCACCTCCTCTTTTCCAAGATATTCTGGAGAAGAACATTATTCCCCAG GTTCCATTATTCAATATATTGAAGAAGTTTGATGGTGAGACTGTGACTGAAGTTGTAAGACCTCGTATAGCTAGGATGAGATATCGTGTGACAAAACTGCCAAAGTATCTAATTCTCCACATGCGCCGATTTACAAAGAACAATTTCTTTGTGGAAAAAAACCCTACTCTTg TCAACTTCCCTGTGAAAAATCTAGAGCTGAAGGACTATATTCCTCTTCCATCACCCAAGGACAACGAAAAATTGCGTTCCAAGTATGACTTGATTGCCAACATTGTTCATGATGGCAAACCTGGTGAAGGATCCTACAGGGTGTTCGTACAGCGAAAGTCAGAAGCACTATG GTTTGAGATGCAAGACTTGCATGTCACGGAGACTCTCTCGCATGTCGTTGCGCTCTCAGAGGCATATATGCAGATCTAtgagcagcagcagcagtaa